Proteins found in one Cyprinus carpio isolate SPL01 chromosome B10, ASM1834038v1, whole genome shotgun sequence genomic segment:
- the LOC109084433 gene encoding complex III assembly factor LYRM7-like yields MSVITKYFYSKVLRVFRDLHKTRRHVFKDDDRALTAARLKINDEFQKNKNETSEENIKEMLKMARAVETILRENVIQGEHVEQNKILLRPRESLLLDNVPYSDTPRNKTRP; encoded by the exons ATGAGTGTGATCACT aaatatttttattccaaGGTGCTGCGGGTCTTCAGAGATCTGCATAAGACAAGAAgacatgtttttaaagatgatgaCCGAGCTCTGACAG CTGCcaggttaaaaataaatgatgaattccaaaaaaacaagaatgaaacGTCAGAGGAAAATATCAAAGAG ATGCTCAAAATGGCCCGAGCGGTTGAAACCATCCTTCGTGAAAATGTGATACAAGGAGAGCATGTGgagcaaaataaaatat TGTTACGTCCCCGTGAGAGTCTCCTGCTGGACAATGTGCCTTACTCTGATACACCCAGAAACAAGACACGGCCCTGA
- the si:ch73-234b20.5 gene encoding vesicle-associated membrane protein 8: MADYNAEAQAPSKLNQVQDQVNDVKVILKDNINKVLERGERLDDLMGKTDDLQATADSFQRTSTRVARKMWWRNTKMMIIIGVVVLAIIILIILLATQVIPT; the protein is encoded by the exons ATG GCTGACTACAACGCTGAAGCACAAGCGCCTAGCAAACTCAACCAAGTTCAGGATCAAGTCAATGATGTTAAAGTCATTCTCAAAGACAACATCAACAAAGTCCTGGAGAGAGGAGAGCGGCTGGATGACCTGATGGGCAAAACGGACGATCTGCAGGCCACG GCGGACTCGTTTCAAAGGACGTCCACGCGTGTTGCCAGAAAGATGTGGTGGAGGAACACCAAGATGATGATTATAATTGGTGTGGTAGTGCTTGccatcatcattttaatcatcCTGTTAGCAACACAAGTCATTCCCACCTAA
- the LOC109084441 gene encoding heterogeneous nuclear ribonucleoprotein D0-like isoform X2, with product MSEEQIQGEEPLMKMEEEDEEELLGADEGGPGEAEGSKIDASKNEEDEGKMFVGGLSWDTTKKDLKDYFSKFGEVVDCTLKLDPLTGRSRGFGFVLFKAAESVEKVISQKEHKLNGKAIDPKKAKAMKSKEPVKKVFVGGLSPDTPEEKIREYFDAYGEVESIELPMENKTNKRRGFCFITFKEEEPVKKIMEKKYHNIGLSKCEVKVAMSKEQYQQQQWGGRGGYAVRARGRGGPNQNWNQGYGNYWNQGYGNYGNYGYNNQGYDGYGGYDYSGYNNYYGYDQQSGYGKSPRRGGHQNTYKPY from the exons ATGTCGGAGGAGCAGATCCAGGGCGAAGAGCCGCTGATGAagatggaggaggaggatgaagaggagctCCTGGGGGCCGATGAAGGAGGCCCGGGAGAGGCGGAGGGCTCCAAGATAGACGCCAGTAAAAACGAGGAAGATGAGGG GAAAATGTTCGTCGGAGGCTTGAGTTGGGACACAACAAAGAAAGACCTGAAAGACTACTTCTCTAAATTTGGAGAGGTGGTGGACTGCACCTTGAAGCTGGATCCTCTGACGGGCCGGTCCAGGGGCTTCGGATTTGTTCTGTTTAAAGCTGCTGAGAGCGTGGaaaag GTGATCTCACAGAAGGAGCACAAACTGAACGGAAAAGCCATCGACCCTAAGAAAGCAAAGGCCATGAAGTCCAAGGAGCCTGTGAAGAAGGTGTTTGTAGGAGGTCTCTCCCCAGATACTCCGGAGGAGAAGATCAGAGAGTACTTCGACGCCTACGGCGAG GTGGAATCCATTGAGCTGCCAAtggagaataaaacaaacaaaagacgaggtttttgttttataacatttaaagagGAGGAGCCAGTAAAGAAAATAATGGAGAAGAAGTACCACAACATCGGTTTAAGCAAG TGCGAGGTCAAGGTGGCCATGTCCAAGGAGCAGTATCAGCAGCAGCAgtggggaggaagaggagggtaCGCCGTCAGAGCCAGGGGCAGAGGAG GTCCCAATCAGAATTGGAACCAGGGATACGGGAATTACTGGAATCAAGGTTATGGAAATTACGGGAACTATGGCTACAACAATCAAGGCTATGATGGATACGGCGGCTATGATTACTCGGGTTACAACAACTACTACGGATATG ATCAGCAGAGCGGCTACGGGAAATCCCCGAGGCGAGGCGGCCATCAAAACACTTACAAGCCGTATTAA
- the LOC109084441 gene encoding heterogeneous nuclear ribonucleoprotein D0-like isoform X1, whose product MSEEQIQGEEPLMKMEEEDEEELLGADEGGPGEAEGSKIDASKNEEDEGKMFVGGLSWDTTKKDLKDYFSKFGEVVDCTLKLDPLTGRSRGFGFVLFKAAESVEKVISQKEHKLNGKAIDPKKAKAMKSKEPVKKVFVGGLSPDTPEEKIREYFDAYGEVESIELPMENKTNKRRGFCFITFKEEEPVKKIMEKKYHNIGLSKCEVKVAMSKEQYQQQQWGGRGGYAVRARGRGGPNQNWNQGYGNYWNQGYGNYGNYGYNNQGYDGYGGYDYSGYNNYYGYGDYSNQQSGYGKSPRRGGHQNTYKPY is encoded by the exons ATGTCGGAGGAGCAGATCCAGGGCGAAGAGCCGCTGATGAagatggaggaggaggatgaagaggagctCCTGGGGGCCGATGAAGGAGGCCCGGGAGAGGCGGAGGGCTCCAAGATAGACGCCAGTAAAAACGAGGAAGATGAGGG GAAAATGTTCGTCGGAGGCTTGAGTTGGGACACAACAAAGAAAGACCTGAAAGACTACTTCTCTAAATTTGGAGAGGTGGTGGACTGCACCTTGAAGCTGGATCCTCTGACGGGCCGGTCCAGGGGCTTCGGATTTGTTCTGTTTAAAGCTGCTGAGAGCGTGGaaaag GTGATCTCACAGAAGGAGCACAAACTGAACGGAAAAGCCATCGACCCTAAGAAAGCAAAGGCCATGAAGTCCAAGGAGCCTGTGAAGAAGGTGTTTGTAGGAGGTCTCTCCCCAGATACTCCGGAGGAGAAGATCAGAGAGTACTTCGACGCCTACGGCGAG GTGGAATCCATTGAGCTGCCAAtggagaataaaacaaacaaaagacgaggtttttgttttataacatttaaagagGAGGAGCCAGTAAAGAAAATAATGGAGAAGAAGTACCACAACATCGGTTTAAGCAAG TGCGAGGTCAAGGTGGCCATGTCCAAGGAGCAGTATCAGCAGCAGCAgtggggaggaagaggagggtaCGCCGTCAGAGCCAGGGGCAGAGGAG GTCCCAATCAGAATTGGAACCAGGGATACGGGAATTACTGGAATCAAGGTTATGGAAATTACGGGAACTATGGCTACAACAATCAAGGCTATGATGGATACGGCGGCTATGATTACTCGGGTTACAACAACTACTACGGATATGGTGACTACAGCA ATCAGCAGAGCGGCTACGGGAAATCCCCGAGGCGAGGCGGCCATCAAAACACTTACAAGCCGTATTAA
- the LOC122138647 gene encoding heterogeneous nuclear ribonucleoprotein D-like, translating into MQAEEQGDFSTDEFPEGSKINASKNQQDDGKMFIGGLSWDTSKKDLTDYLSKFGEVLDCTIKTDPMTGRSRGFGFVLFRDAESVDKVLELKEHKLDGKLIDPKRAKAMKGKEPPKKVFVGGLSPDTSEEQIREYFGAYGEIENIELPMDTKTNERRGFCFVTYVLEDPVTQLLENRYHQIGSGKCEVKVAQPKEVYRQQQGRADRGFGGGRGGFRGRGRGQSQGYNQGYNNYYGQNYGGYGDGYSQGYNGYSGYDYSGYNYPNYGYGQGYDDYSGQQSSYGKASRESGTHQNSYQPY; encoded by the exons ATGCAGGCCGAAGAGCAAGGCGACTTCAGCACCGACGAGTTTCCAGAAGGCTCCAAGATAAACGCGAGTAAAAATCAGCAGGATGACGG GAAAATGTTCATCGGTGGACTCAGTTGGGACACCAGCAAGAAAGACCTCACTGACTACCTGTCCAAGTTTGGAGAGGTCCTTGACTGCACCATCAAAACAGACCCCATGACGGGCCGCTCCAGGGGCTTCGGCTTCGTGCTCTTCAGAGACGCTGAGAGCGTTGATAAG GTGTTAGAGCTGAAGGAGCACAAGCTGGACGGGAAGCTGATCGATCCCAAGAGAGCCAAGGCCATGAAGGGCAAGGAGCCGCCCAAGAAGGTGTTCGTCGGCGGCCTGAGTCCAGACACGTCTGAGGAGCAGATCCGCGAGTACTTCGGAGCTTACGGGGAA ATTGAAAACATTGAGCTCCCCATGGACACCAAAACAAACGAAAGACGGGGTTTCTGCTTCGTGACGTACGTTTTAGAGGATCCCGTTACGCAGCTGCTGGAGAACAGATACCATCAAATTGGATCAGGGAAG TGTGAAGTCAAAGTCGCGCAGCCGAAAGAAGTTTACAGACAGCAGCAGGGCAGAGCGGACCGAGGCTTCGGAGGAGGACGAGGAGGCTTCAGGGGCCGTGGAAGAG GACAGAGCCAGGGCTATAATCAAGGATACAACAACTACTACGGCCAGAACTACGGAGGCTACGGCGACGGATACAGCCAGGGCTATAATGGCTATTCTGGCTATGACTATTCAGGATACAACTATCCAAACTATGGCTATGGACAAGGCTATGATGATTACAGTG GTCAACAGAGCAGTTACGGCAAGGCGTCTCGGGAAAGCGGCACCCATCAGAACAGCTACCAGCCGTATTGA